In Cloacibacterium caeni, a single window of DNA contains:
- a CDS encoding IS5 family transposase — protein MLGKNPEKKPELFRPMLVDFIDHEHELVLLSEKINWNYFEKEFSPLYSKVGNPSHPIRFMVGCLLLKHLYNLGDETLEKAWIMNPYMQHFCGRVFFEHEFPCDPSNFVHFRKRIGEKGIEKIFAYSVRMHDAKTNTSNFVLSDTTVQENNTSFPTDAKLCKKVIDYCNKIAGNEGIKQRQRYTKVSKQMVRNTYNGKHPKRAKTARKSQRQLKTIAMRLIRELQRNFNAEQQEFYKDLMTLYTKVVTQKRNDADKIYSIHKPFTRCIAKGKAHSQYEFGNKVGLITTANKGKKIILGIKAFLQTPYDGHTIEPLLEQMETGGQKLPKELLYDRGGRGKSEIKGVKISIPSTPRKKDTAYQKQTKRKKFRTRAAIEPIIGHLKTDFRLAKNYFMGETGPQINALLAATAWNMKKMMELLKQKIIFLFYKIQIMLFSNPVFKNKLNSGFC, from the coding sequence TTGGAATTATTTTGAGAAAGAATTTTCGCCCTTGTATTCCAAAGTGGGCAATCCGAGCCATCCGATTCGGTTTATGGTGGGTTGTTTGCTACTGAAACATTTGTATAATTTGGGCGATGAGACGTTGGAAAAAGCCTGGATCATGAATCCTTATATGCAGCATTTTTGTGGCAGGGTTTTCTTTGAACACGAATTTCCTTGTGACCCGAGTAATTTTGTTCATTTCCGAAAAAGAATTGGCGAAAAAGGTATCGAAAAAATCTTTGCCTACAGCGTAAGAATGCACGATGCCAAGACGAACACCTCAAATTTTGTTTTGTCCGATACTACCGTTCAGGAGAATAATACCTCTTTTCCTACCGATGCAAAATTGTGCAAAAAAGTGATTGATTATTGCAACAAAATAGCCGGAAATGAAGGCATAAAACAAAGACAACGCTACACAAAAGTCAGCAAACAAATGGTGCGCAACACCTACAACGGAAAACATCCCAAGCGTGCAAAAACGGCAAGGAAATCTCAAAGACAGCTCAAAACCATCGCCATGAGACTGATTCGTGAATTGCAACGGAATTTTAATGCAGAACAGCAAGAATTTTATAAAGATTTAATGACATTGTACACCAAGGTTGTCACACAAAAAAGAAACGATGCCGATAAAATTTACAGCATTCACAAGCCTTTTACCCGATGTATTGCCAAAGGAAAAGCGCATAGCCAGTATGAATTTGGGAATAAGGTAGGTTTGATAACCACCGCCAACAAAGGCAAGAAAATCATTCTCGGGATTAAAGCATTTTTGCAAACTCCTTACGATGGTCACACCATAGAACCACTTTTGGAACAGATGGAAACCGGTGGTCAAAAGCTCCCAAAAGAACTCCTTTACGATAGAGGTGGCAGAGGGAAATCAGAAATAAAGGGCGTGAAAATCTCCATCCCAAGCACTCCAAGAAAAAAAGACACTGCTTATCAAAAGCAGACAAAGCGCAAAAAATTTAGAACCAGAGCGGCAATAGAACCTATCATCGGACATTTAAAAACCGATTTTAGGCTGGCAAAAAATTACTTCATGGGAGAAACGGGACCACAAATCAATGCATTACTAGCTGCAACCGCTTGGAACATGAAGAAAATGATGGAACTACTGAAACAGAAAATTATTTTCTTATTTTATAAGATACAAATTATGCTGTTTTCTAATCCTGTTTTTAAAAATAAATTAAATAGTGGGTTTTGTTAA
- a CDS encoding transposase produces the protein MLGKNPEKKPELFRPMLVDFIDHEHELVLLSEKINWNYFEKEFSPLYSKVGNPSHPIRFMVGCLLLKHLYNLGDETLEKAWIMNPYMQHFCGRVFFEHEFPCDPSNFVHFRKRIGEKGIEKIFAYSVRMHDAKTNTSNFVLSDTTVQ, from the coding sequence ATGTTGGGAAAAAATCCAGAAAAGAAGCCAGAATTATTCCGCCCAATGTTGGTGGATTTTATTGACCACGAGCATGAACTTGTTCTACTTTCAGAAAAAATAAATTGGAATTATTTTGAGAAAGAATTTTCGCCCTTGTATTCCAAAGTGGGCAATCCGAGCCATCCGATTCGGTTTATGGTGGGTTGTTTGCTACTGAAACATTTGTATAATTTGGGCGATGAGACGTTGGAAAAAGCCTGGATCATGAATCCTTATATGCAGCATTTTTGTGGCAGGGTTTTCTTTGAACACGAATTTCCTTGTGACCCGAGTAATTTTGTTCATTTCCGAAAAAGAATTGGCGAAAAAGGTATCGAAAAAATCTTTGCCTACAGCGTAAGAATGCACGATGCCAAGACGAACACCTCAAATTTTGTTTTGTCCGATACTACCGTTCAGTAG